GGCATCGACCGTGTGCGCTGCGCGTGCAGGAACACCAGCGCCGAGGCAACGCTGAAATACACCAGCGGGATGTCGGTCGTGATCAGCACGTCGAGCACGCTGGCCGGCGCCAGCAGCATCAGCGTCGCCGCGCCCCAGCGTGTGGCGGCGGCATCGTCGCGCAGAAAGCCGAGCAGCATGAAGGACAACAGCGCCGGCTGCAGGATGGCCGGCAGACGCAGCCACCACTCGGCTTCCGACACCGATATCAGCGCCGCCAGCCACCAGCCCACCATGGGCGGATGGTCGTAGAAGCCGCCAGCCGGAATCTTGCCCCACCAGTAGAAGTAGGCTTCGTCGCCGGTAAAGGGCAGCACCGCGCCCAGCCAGCCGCGGAAAACCAGCGTCAGCAGCAGGCTGATGAAATAGAAACGGCGCCAGCTGGAAGCCGGCGCCGTAGCGAACAGCGTATTCACCGATCAGTCGCGGTCGGCGAGCGCACGGCGACGCGCGCGCACGGCTTCGGCCAGGATGTCGAGCAGTTCGACGCTCTTTTCCCAGCCCAGGCAGGCGTCGGTGATGCTCATGCCGTATTCCGGCTCCTTGCCGGCGACCAGATCCTGACGGCCTTCCTTCAGATGCGATTCGACCATGACGCCGAAGATGCGGTCCTCGCCGCAGGCCATCTGCGCCGCGACGTCGCGCGCGACGTCCATCTGCAGCGCGCACTGCTTGCGGCTGTTGGCGTGCGAGAAGTCGATCATCACCTTGGCCGGCACGCCGGCGGCGGCCAGTTCGCGGCACACCTTCTCAACCGCCTCGGCATCGTAGTTCGGCTCCTTGCCGCCGCGCAGGATGACGTGGCAGTCCTCGTTGCCGGCGGTCGACACGATGGCCGAGTGGCCGGCCTTGGTGACCGACAGGAACACGTGCGGCGACTGCGCCGACTTGATCGCGTCGGAGGCGATGCGCACGTTGCCGTCGGTGCCGTTCTTGAAACCGACCGGGCAGGACAGGCCGGACGCCAGTTCGCGGTGCACCTGGCTTTCCGTCGTGCGCGCGCCGATGGCACCCCAGGCCACCAGGTCGGCCGTGTACTGCGGCGTGATGGTGTCGAGGAATTCGGTGCCCGCGGGCAGGCCCTGCTCGTTCACTTCCAGCAGGATGCGGCGCGCCAGGCGCAGGCCGTCGTTGATCTTGAAGCTGTTGTCCAGATAGGGGTCGTTGATCAGCCCCTTCCAGCCCACCGTGGTACGCGGCTTCTCGAAATAGACGCGCATGACGATTTCGAGGTCGGCCGAAAGACGCTCGCGCTGCGCTTTCAGCAGCTTCGCGTATTCCATGCCGGCCTTGTAGTCGTGGATCGAGCACGGGCCGATCACCACCAGCAGGCGGTCGTCGGCGCCGCGCAGGATGCGGTGGATGGCCTGACGCGCGGCAAACGTCGTTTCGGACGCCACATCGCTGGCCGGCAGTTCGCGCAGCACGTGCGCGGGCGGCAGAAGTTCGCGGATTTCCTTGATGCGGACGTCGTCGGTGATCTTGTGCATGGGAGCGTTCATGGCTACGTTGTTCGGTACCGCGCCGGCAGGTGTGCCGTTGCAAAGCGGTGGATTCTAACCCGGCGCGGGGTTTCCTTCGTTCAAGCGCATCCTGGCCGGCTCAGTTGCGGCGCTCGCGCCACAGCAGGTGGACCGCAAAATAGCCGATCACCGAGGCGCTGCAGGCCATGATGAACAGCCCGGTCACCAGCGGCAGGCCGGCTGCGCTGAGCCAGATCCAGAAACCTTCGAGCCAGCCGGTCGCCAGTTCACCGATCTTTTCCGCACTCTGTTCGATCTGCTGCGATTCGCGGACCGACGCCGGCTTGGCGAGCACGAAGCTGCCCAGTTCGTAGGCCGCCCAGTAGATCGGCGGAAAGGTGAAGGGGTTGGTGATCAGCGTGCAGCCGGCGCTGATGGCGATGTGGGCACGCAGGAAGAGCGCGGTGGCGATGGCAAACAGGAACTGGGCGAACGGAATCATCAGCCCGAAGAACAGGCCGATCGACACCGCCTTCGCGACGCTGTGGCGGTTGGCGTGCCACAGTCTGTCGTCGCGCAGGTGATGGGCGAACGGCGCGACGACGCGGGAGGCGAGGATCTGCTCGCGCGTCGGGAACCAGCGTCTCAACCAGGTAGGCATGCTGCAACTGACCGTCAGGCCGTGCCTCCGACGGTGAGCCCGTCGATGCGCAGCGTCGGCTGACCGACACCGACCGGCACACTCTGACCTTCCTTGCCGCAGGTGCCGACACCGCTGTCCAGCGCCATGTCATTGCCTATCATCGACACCCGTGTCAGCGCATCCGGCCCGTTGCCGATCAGCGTCGCGCCCTTGACCGGATAGGTCACGCGGCCGTTCTCGATCATGTACACCTCGGCACCCGAGAACACGAACTTGCCGCTGGTGATATCCACCTGGCCGCCACCGAAATTGACCGCGTACAGGCCTTTCTTGACCGAACGGATGATCTCTTCCGGCTCGCGGTCGCCATTGAGCATGTAGGTATTGGTCATGCGCGGCATCGGCAGATGGGCGAAGCTTTCGCGCCGGCCATTGCCGGTCGGCGCCACGCCCATCAGGCGGGCGTTCAGGCTGTCCTGCATGTAGCCGACCAGGATGCCGTCCTCGATCAGCGTGGTGCAGCGGGTCGGGTTGCCCTCGTCGTCCACGGTCAGCGAACCGCGGCGGTTGGGCAGCGTCCCGTCATCGACCACGGTGACGCCGCGCGACGCGACCTGCTGGCCGATGCGGCCGGCGAAGGCGGAACTGCCCTTGCGGTTGAAGTCGCCTTCCAGGCCGTGGCCGATCGCCTCGTGCAGCAGGATGCCGGGCCAGCCCGGGCCGAGCACCACGCTCATCGTGC
The window above is part of the Methyloversatilis discipulorum genome. Proteins encoded here:
- the aroG gene encoding 3-deoxy-7-phosphoheptulonate synthase AroG yields the protein MHKITDDVRIKEIRELLPPAHVLRELPASDVASETTFAARQAIHRILRGADDRLLVVIGPCSIHDYKAGMEYAKLLKAQRERLSADLEIVMRVYFEKPRTTVGWKGLINDPYLDNSFKINDGLRLARRILLEVNEQGLPAGTEFLDTITPQYTADLVAWGAIGARTTESQVHRELASGLSCPVGFKNGTDGNVRIASDAIKSAQSPHVFLSVTKAGHSAIVSTAGNEDCHVILRGGKEPNYDAEAVEKVCRELAAAGVPAKVMIDFSHANSRKQCALQMDVARDVAAQMACGEDRIFGVMVESHLKEGRQDLVAGKEPEYGMSITDACLGWEKSVELLDILAEAVRARRRALADRD
- a CDS encoding DUF2062 domain-containing protein, producing the protein MPTWLRRWFPTREQILASRVVAPFAHHLRDDRLWHANRHSVAKAVSIGLFFGLMIPFAQFLFAIATALFLRAHIAISAGCTLITNPFTFPPIYWAAYELGSFVLAKPASVRESQQIEQSAEKIGELATGWLEGFWIWLSAAGLPLVTGLFIMACSASVIGYFAVHLLWRERRN